TGAGGCGAGCAAGTTTGCGCTCAACTACATCAAGCTGGATGGCACGATCGCCTGCATGGTGAACGGCGCTGGGCTTGCGATGGCGACGATGGACATCATTCAGTATGCGGGTGGCAGCGCGGCGAACTTTCTGGATGTGGGTGGCGGGGCGAACCAGGAACAGATTGAGAATGCGTTTGGGATTTTGCTGAGCGATCCTAATGTGAAAGCGATCTTCATCAATATTTTTGGCGGGATTCTGCGGGTGGATGTGCTGGCTCAAGGCGTAGTGAACGCCGCGAAGAAGCTGGGCGTGAAGATACCGATCATTCTGCGACTCGAAGGAACGAACGTGGAAGAGGGCCGGAAGATTCTGGCGGACTCGGGATTGAACTTTCAGGTGGGAACGACGATGAAGGAAGCCGCGGATCTTGCTGTGGCTGCTGCGAAAGGTGGCAAGTAATGGCGGTTTTGGTTGACAAGAATACGCGGCTGATTGTGCAGGGGATTACGGGGCGTGAGGGTACTTTTCACGCGAAGGGCTGCGCGGAGTATGGGACGAAGGTTGTGGGTGGCGTGACGCCGGGTAAGGGTGGGACGACGCATGAGGGATGGCCGGTGTTCAACACTGTCGAAGAGGCGGTGAAGGAGACGGGGGCGAATGTGTCGGTGATCTTTGTGCCGCCGCCGTTTGCTGCGGATGGGATTCTGGAGGCTGCGGCTGCGGGTGTTCCGCTGGTGATCTGTATTACTGAGGGGATTCCTGTGCTGGACATGGTCAAGGTGTGGGAGTTTGTGAAAGGGACTGGATCAAACGGCAAGGGGACTCGGCTGATTGGGCCTAACTGTCCGGGGGTGATCTCGCCGGGGAAGGCTAAGGTCGGGATTATGCCGGGGCGGATTCATAAGGAAGGCTCGGTGGGGATTGTTTCGAAGTCGGGCACGCTGACGTATGAGGCGGTGTATCAGCTGACGACGCGGGGGATTGGGCAGTCTACGGCGATTGGGATTGGGGGCGATCCGATTATCGGGACGACTCATATCGATGCGCTGAAGCTGCTGAATGAGGATCCGGAGACTGAGGCGATCATCATGATCGGTGAGATCGGCGGGTCGGCGGAAGAGGCTGCGGCGAAGTACATCAAGGAGCATGTGAAGAAGCCGGTGGTTGGGTTTATTGCCGGGCAGACGGCTCCTCCGGGGAGGCGGATGGGACATGCGGGGGCGATCATCTCGGGCGGCGAGGGGACGGCTGCGGAAAAGATGAAGGCTATGACCGAGGCTGGGATTACGGTGGTGAAGTCGCCTGCGGAGATTGGTGAGGCTATGGCGAAGGTGCTGGGGAAGGCTTAGTTTCTTCGGTTGTAGATGTGGCAGGGAGAAGGCATACCCAGGGGCTAAAGCCCCTCCTGATGCGCTGATTTAGAGACCCAAGGCCAAAGCCTTGGGGGTACCTAGATGCAGAGGCAACTGCAGATGCAACTGCAAAATACGGGGGTCTCTCCACTGCGCTGCTCACGATGAGACTGTGAGCAGCTTCGGTCGAGATGACGCTTCTACGGTTTTGCAGGAGAAAGCAACAGCAAAGTCAAAGCCAAATGCAAATGCAGGCGTTCTTCGCTCCACTTAGGATGACAAGATTTATTGGGCGTTGAGAGAGAAAGGCCGCAGAGTGAGTGCTCTGCGGCTCTTTTTTGTTGGGAAGCGCTGATCACTTCGTTGTTACGGAGGGTTATTTGATGAGGGTGCCGGTGGTGTCGCGGTACTCGATGGGGCCTAGGTTGAGTTCTTTGAGGCCGGGTTCGATTTTGGCGCGGTCGCCTACGGCCATAAGGATGAGCTGGTCGGGATGGACGTCGGTTTGGGCGGCCTTTGATACTTCGGCGGGGGTGACGGCTTCGTACCGGGCGGGTAGCTTGGCGAAGTAGTCGAGGGGGAGGCTGTAGACGAAGAGTTGACGGAGGCCGCCGATGGAGGCTTTGGTGGTTTCAAAGTCTCCAGGGAGTGAGTGGAGGAGCGAGTCTTTTGCGAGTTTGAGTTCGGCTTCGGTGGGAGGCTCGGTGCGGATGCGGTTGAGCTCCAGCATGAGCTGCTTGGCGGCGGGAGCGGTGACGTCGGTGCGGACCTGGGCTCCACTGTAGAAGGGGCCTCCGGTGCGGTACATCATGAAGCCTGAGCTGGCACCGTAGGTGTAGCCGTGTTCTTCGCGCAGGTTCATGTTGATACGGCTGGCGAAGAGGCCTCCGAGGACGTTGTTCATGATCATGACGGCGGGGTAGTCGGGCGTGGTGCGGGGAAGGCCGAGACCGATGGCGAAGAGGGCGGTTTGTGGTGCGCCGGGCTTGTCGACGATGACGATCTTCAGGCCGGGCGGGGTGGGAGCGGGAGGTACGGCGATGGTCGTCGCTGCTGATCCGGACCATGGGGCGAAGTACTTGTCGGCGAGGTGTTTGACTTCGGATTCGTTGACGTCGCCGGCGAGGACAAGTGCGGCGTCTTTGGGGCCGTAGTGGGCTTGCCAGAAGCTGGTGATGTCGTCGTGGGTGATGGATTTGATTCCGTCGGTGTTGCCGATGGAGCGGATACCGTAGGGATGGTCGCCGTAGAGAGTGCGGAAGCCTACGCGAAGTACGGAGGCTACGGGTTGATCGCCTTCCTGCAGAATGGCGACGAGGCGTTGTTTGCGAATGCGCTCTACTTCTTCGGGCGCGAAGGCAGGGTGCTCGATGACGTCAGAGAGGAGGTCGAGGCCCGCTTCAGTGTTGTTGCTGAGTGCGCTGAGGCTGGCGTTGGCGCTGTCGACGTCGGCGGCAGAGGTGAGGGTAGTGCCGATCTGTTCGGCGTTGTCGGCAAGTGTGGTGGCGGAGCGTTGGGTGGTTCCTTCGGTGAGGAGGCGGGCGGTGAAGCCGGCGAGGCCAGCTTTGGCTGGCGTGTCAGACTCGCTGCCGGCACGGGCTACGACTGCTGCGCTGAAGACGGGAAGAGAGTGATCTTCGAGAAGGTAGACCTGGAGGCCGTTGGAGAGAGTGAAGGTCTTCGGGACTGGGAGGTGAAAGGCGTTGGTTGGGCCGGGTGCGGGTGCGGTCTTGCGCCAGTTTTGCTGGTCTTCGAACTGCGCGGTGTAGGGCGCGGTGAGCTTGACGTCGGCGTCGGTGTTGTCGGGGCTGCGGGGGACATCGTCGACTACTTTTTTGCCGGGGACGCAGTTGACGACGACGCTTTGGTCTTTGCCGAGGTACTGCGTCGCGGCTTGCTTGACGGAGGCAATGGTTGCGGCCTGGTAGCGAGCGATGTCTTTGGGCAGGTAGCCGGGGTCGTCGAGGAACTGGTTGTAGCGGTCGAGGGTGTCGGCGACGCCACCGAAGCCTCCGAGACGCTGGAGACCGGTGATCTTGGCGGTGACGTCTACGGTGCGGGCTCGGTCGAGTTCGGCTTGCGTGGGACCTTCCGATTGCAGGCTGGCTACTTCTTTCCAGAGCGCTGCTTCGAGGGTGTCTAGCGAGACGCCGGGTTTGGCGGTGATGTCGCACTGGGCGATGGAGCCAAGCTTGAGATCGTTGAGAGCGCAGGTGACGGTCTGAGCGACTTGCTGCTCGTAAACGAGCTTGCGGTAGAGACGGCTGGCTTTGCCTCCGCCGAGGATGTGAACGAGAAGATCGGTTTCTGCGTCGCCGGGAGTGAAGACGGGAGGGGTGAGCCAGGCTACGGAGAGGCGCGGGAGTTGGACGGAGTCGGTGACGGTTGCGCGTTTTTGGGCGTTGATGGGTGGGGTTTTGACGGTGACGGGTTCGACGGGTGGGCCTTGTGGGATAGGGCCGAAGTATTTTGTGAGGAGAGCTTTTAGCTTTGCGGCGTCGAAGTCGCCGGCGATGGCGATGCTGGCGTTGTTGGGGGTGTAGAAGTGCTGGTGAAAGTCGCGGATGTCGTTGATGCGGGCGGCTTCGATGTCGGCGTGGGAGCCGATGACGGAGGCGTAGTAGGGGTGCTCGTGGGGGAAGAGCATGTGGTACGCCTGCTCGTCGGCGAGCGCGTAGGGAGTGCCTTCGCCCTGGCGGCGCTCGTTGCGTACGACGTCGCGCTGGTTGGTGAGCTTGACGCGGTCGAGGCCTTCCAGGAGAAAGCCCATGCGGTCGCTTTCGAGCCAGAGGCCCAGCTCGAGCTGGTTGCTGGGGAGGGTCTCGAAGTAGTTGGTGCGGTCGAAGTCGGTGGTGCCGTTGATGTCGGTGGCGCCTGCGCCTTCAAGGTATTTGATGTGGGCTTTTTCGCCGACGTGCTCGGAGCCTTCGAACATCATGTGCTCGAAGAGGTGGGCGAAGCCGGTGCGGCCAGCCCGCTCGTTGAGTGGGCCGACGTGATACCAGAGGTCGATGGCGACGAGGGGGAGGCGGTGGTCTTCGTGGGTAAGGACGACGAGGCCGTTGGGGAGGGTGTACTTTTCGTACTTGAGTTCGGGGAGCTTCAGTGGCTTGGCAGCCGGGAGATTGTCTGCAGCAATTGCCATTGGCGTAGTTACAAGGCCGCATAAAAGTGCTGCGGCAAATTTCTTGAATGCGAACTGGGGTGCTTTCATCTGTTCTCCACGGAGGCCCGGCAGGTCTTTTAGAGAGTGCCTGCGTACTCAGATTGCAACGGTGAAAGGATGATATCAACCTGGTGGGCGAATGACCTGAAGATAATGCGGTGTTGCAGCTCTCGGGTTTGTATACTGCCCCAATGCGTCTCCATTCGATCCCCTGCGTTCTAACGTTGGCTGCTGCGTGTGTGTGTTTGAACTCTGAGGCTGGGAATGCTCAGACCGGTGTTCAGGCGGTTTCGGTTTCTTTTCCTGCTGCGCAGTCGGCGAAGCCGCTGGACGGACGGGTGTTGCTGCTGTTGTCGAATGATCCATCGGAGGAGCCTCGGATGCAGATCGACGACACGCCGCGGAGCCAGATGGTGTTTGGGGTTACTGTGGATGGGCTAAAGCCGGGCGAGAGCGTTCTGGTGGACGATAAGGCTGCGGGTTATCCAATCAAGAGTTTGAAGGACGTGCCGGCGGGGGATTACACGGTGCAGGCGGTACTAGATGTTTATGAAACGTTCCATCGTGCGGATGGGAAGACGATCAAGCTGTCGCCGGACCGGGGCGAAGGGAAGCATTGGAATCTTGCGCCGGGGAATTTGTATAGCAAGCCGGTGAAGGTGCACGTCGGGCCGGGCGGTGCGCCGATTGCGATCTCGGTGGACCAGGTGATTCCACCAATTGTGCCGGAAGCGGATACAAAATATGTTCGGCATATACGGATTCAGAGTGCGCTGCTGACGAAGTTCTGGGGGACGCCGATGTATCTGAGTGCGGTAGTGCTGGTGCCGGAGGGATTCGAGGAACATAGTGAGGCGCATTATCCGCTTATGATCTTTCACGATCACTTCGTTACGGGGTTCGATGATTTTCGGACGACACCGCCGGATCCGAATTTGAAGCCGAACTACTCGGAGCGGTTTCATCTTGCGGGGTATAACCGGATTCAGCAGGAGGAGGCTTATAAGGAGTATCAGCAGTGGATCAGTCCGAAGTTTCCACGGGTTTTGATTATGAAGATTCAACATGCGAATCCCTACTATGACGATTCGTATGCGGTGAATTCGGCGAACCTGGGGCCGTATGGCGATGCAATTGAGACGGAGCTGGTTCCTGCGGTGGAGAAGCAGTTTCGCGGGATTGGGCAGAGCTGGGCGCGTTTCATGTATGGCGGGTCAACGGGCGGATGGGAGTCGCTGGCGGTGCAGATTTTTTATCCCGACCACTACAACGGGGCGTTTGTGGCTTGTCCCGATCCGGTGGACTTTCATGCGTATATGTCGCGGGATCTTTATAAAGATGCGAACATGTTTTACTTGCAGGGCGCGAACAAGCAGGTGGAACAGCCGGCGATGCGGG
This Tunturibacter gelidoferens DNA region includes the following protein-coding sequences:
- the sucD gene encoding succinate--CoA ligase subunit alpha, whose translation is MAVLVDKNTRLIVQGITGREGTFHAKGCAEYGTKVVGGVTPGKGGTTHEGWPVFNTVEEAVKETGANVSVIFVPPPFAADGILEAAAAGVPLVICITEGIPVLDMVKVWEFVKGTGSNGKGTRLIGPNCPGVISPGKAKVGIMPGRIHKEGSVGIVSKSGTLTYEAVYQLTTRGIGQSTAIGIGGDPIIGTTHIDALKLLNEDPETEAIIMIGEIGGSAEEAAAKYIKEHVKKPVVGFIAGQTAPPGRRMGHAGAIISGGEGTAAEKMKAMTEAGITVVKSPAEIGEAMAKVLGKA
- a CDS encoding M16 family metallopeptidase; the encoded protein is MKAPQFAFKKFAAALLCGLVTTPMAIAADNLPAAKPLKLPELKYEKYTLPNGLVVLTHEDHRLPLVAIDLWYHVGPLNERAGRTGFAHLFEHMMFEGSEHVGEKAHIKYLEGAGATDINGTTDFDRTNYFETLPSNQLELGLWLESDRMGFLLEGLDRVKLTNQRDVVRNERRQGEGTPYALADEQAYHMLFPHEHPYYASVIGSHADIEAARINDIRDFHQHFYTPNNASIAIAGDFDAAKLKALLTKYFGPIPQGPPVEPVTVKTPPINAQKRATVTDSVQLPRLSVAWLTPPVFTPGDAETDLLVHILGGGKASRLYRKLVYEQQVAQTVTCALNDLKLGSIAQCDITAKPGVSLDTLEAALWKEVASLQSEGPTQAELDRARTVDVTAKITGLQRLGGFGGVADTLDRYNQFLDDPGYLPKDIARYQAATIASVKQAATQYLGKDQSVVVNCVPGKKVVDDVPRSPDNTDADVKLTAPYTAQFEDQQNWRKTAPAPGPTNAFHLPVPKTFTLSNGLQVYLLEDHSLPVFSAAVVARAGSESDTPAKAGLAGFTARLLTEGTTQRSATTLADNAEQIGTTLTSAADVDSANASLSALSNNTEAGLDLLSDVIEHPAFAPEEVERIRKQRLVAILQEGDQPVASVLRVGFRTLYGDHPYGIRSIGNTDGIKSITHDDITSFWQAHYGPKDAALVLAGDVNESEVKHLADKYFAPWSGSAATTIAVPPAPTPPGLKIVIVDKPGAPQTALFAIGLGLPRTTPDYPAVMIMNNVLGGLFASRINMNLREEHGYTYGASSGFMMYRTGGPFYSGAQVRTDVTAPAAKQLMLELNRIRTEPPTEAELKLAKDSLLHSLPGDFETTKASIGGLRQLFVYSLPLDYFAKLPARYEAVTPAEVSKAAQTDVHPDQLILMAVGDRAKIEPGLKELNLGPIEYRDTTGTLIK